One window of the Periophthalmus magnuspinnatus isolate fPerMag1 chromosome 17, fPerMag1.2.pri, whole genome shotgun sequence genome contains the following:
- the tmem71 gene encoding transmembrane protein 71, whose product MFSGAVTSSPIKRKLRSNFLHSPDESFLSPDSSYFLDSSDSAPCCCRRSPRLLTNGYYDVTQGSFTWDEHGNVSLATGKTSVCYKENLVRIFRRRRRPHSALVSLLHDVKDNCQSWLDQRVFGGMFRTNQCQDLSQDLNQDLSLDQSLDQSLDQSLDQTLDRSLDQSPFLSRDRPRWDLDQTQDQDLDWSRTDESLWTRLNSTEMEDKRDFVYDPTEAPPPPNKQPMIQEETHPDTCQSQDIFSQSVGGLSEVPPSLFSQRCCCQMSEQKTGLTMRGFLLFIFTLFIMAALYSRCVWWSSAVTLALFLTVCTFMALTKSGPMGEWRRAKTEDITSRNE is encoded by the exons ATGTTCTCTGGAGCTGTCACCA gTTCACCCATAAAACGCAAACTCAGGAGCAACTTCTTACACAG TCCCGATGAGTCCTTCCTGTCCCCGGACTCCTCATACTTTCTGGACTCCtcagacagcgccccctgttgtTGTCGCCGCTCCCCGCGTCTCCTCACCAACGGCTACTACGACGTGACCCAGGGCAGCTTCACCTGGGACGAACACGGCAACGTCTCCCTGGCAACCGGCAAGACCAGTGTGTGCTACAAGGAGAACCTGGTCCG GATCTTCAGGCGCAGGCGGCGTCCTCATAGCGCCCTCGTCAGTCTGCTCCACGACGTCAAGGACAACTGTCAGTCATGGCTGGACCAAAGGGTGTTTGGAGGGATGTTCAGGACCAACCAGTGCCAagatctgagccaggatctaaaccaggacctgagTCTCGACCAAAGCCTGGACCAGAGCCTAGATCAGAGCCTAGACCAGACTCTAGACCGTAGCCTAGACCAGAGTCCCTTCCTGAGTCGAGACAGACCCCGCTGGGACCTAGATCAAACCCAAGATCAGGACCTGGACTGGAGCAGGACCGACGAGAGTCTGTGGACCAGGCTCAACAGTACCGAGATGGAGGACAAGCGGGACTTTGTATATG accccactgaagccccgccccctccaaataaacagccaatgaTCCAGGAAGAAACCCACCCtgacacctgtcaatcacaggaCATCTTCAGCCAATCCGTGGGAGGCTTGTCAGAGGTCCCGCCCTCCTTGTTCTCCCAGAGATGTTGTTGCCAGATGTCAGAGCAGAAAACAG GTTTAACTATGAGaggcttcctcctcttcatcttcacACTCTTCATCATGGCGGCTCTGTACTCACG gtgtgtgtggtGGAGCTCGGCGGTGACTTTGGCTCTCTTCCTCACAGTCTGCACATTCATGG CGTTGACAAAGTCTGGTCCCATGGGCGAGTGGAGAAGGGCCAAGACAGAG GACATCACCTCAAGGAACGAGTAG